The genome window AAAACTAGACTTCTGACTCAGGGCTCCAGCTCCACGATCTCACAGGTCATCATCCTCATCCGGGAGGGCAGTTGTTTGAGCAACCTGaagcaagaaacagaaaggaaacactGAAGATCAAAACCGCCATGACCAAGTCAAACCTAAGTACTAACTCTAatagggctgggagatggctcatcgGTTAGGAAGAGCACTGCTAGCTCTTGATGACCAGGGTTGGATTCCAAACATCTCGACATGGCTGGGAGGATCCAATGCCAGCagcttctgacctctgcaggcaccaggcagacacacatgaaggcaagacacccatacatgtaaagaACAATTGAAAAAGACAAATACCTCTAAATCATGCTCATACTGTGCTGCCAAAGCTGGGTCCATGACCACCTCAGGAGGGGCAAGAGCAGGCATGGCAACAAACTCCAAATTAGGGTCTCCAATGAGCTTTCTGGCAAGCCAGAGGAAAGGCTTTTCAAAGTTGTAGTTACTTTTGGCAGAAATATCATAGTactgtttaaaacaaaaagaaatttacGTTTAAAAAGTTCTGTTAGTAATCACCATTCcaagaacattttaaacaagACATTTTGTAacccacacaaaacacacattgGTCCCACATGACATATGTATACCTTACACACATTTTCTAGGAATGACCAATAAATTATGAACATACCTGAAGGTTCTTCTTTCGGTGGAAGACAATAGATTTTGCCTTCACTTTTCTGTCCTTAATATCCACTTTATTGCCACACAATACAATGGGGATGTTTTCACACACACGCACCAGATCTCTATGCCAGTTGGGTACATTCTTGTAAGTGACTCTTGATGTTACGTCAAACATTATAATGGCACACTGGGCTGAAAACATTCAAGGCATTGAGATGTCTTAGTCTCTactgcagcagcagcatcttGTGACTCTTACGATCCACCCACTCTATCCCAATACTAAAAAAATAGACAGCAATCCAAGGCACTAATTCCAATTCCTCTTTACAGGAAAGCTCAAACGTCCAGACCTATTTACGCTATCAACCGActtctccccactctccttctgGACATCAAATCATGACCAACACCCCACTTCACACCCCAAGTTTGTCAGAGGTAAAATAATGTAGCAGCATTCAGGAGGACCTCCTTTACAGTGAGGAGGACCTATGCATAAAAACTCTGCCACCTAGAGAGATAGTCTTTAAATGGCTAATGAGAACTATGCCTGACCTACAGGGGCAGCGAAGATACAGTTAAAGAGGCAGGAAAAGTACAGTCCAATTTTCTGGTTAAAAAGtttcaactggaaaaaaaaaagtttcactgggcatctttaatcccagcactggggaggcagagcaaggtggatctctgtgagttggaggtcagtctggtctacagattgagatccaggacaggcaccaaaactacacagagaaaccctatctggaaaaacaaaaacaaacaaacaaacaaaaaaaacgaaaaagagcagggcgttggtggcgcatgcctttaatcccagcactcggg of Onychomys torridus chromosome 22, mOncTor1.1, whole genome shotgun sequence contains these proteins:
- the Ran gene encoding GTP-binding nuclear protein Ran is translated as MAAQGEPQVQFKLVLVGDGGTGKTTFVKRHLTGEFEKKYVATLGVEVHPLVFHTNRGPIKFNVWDTAGQEKFGGLRDGYYIQAQCAIIMFDVTSRVTYKNVPNWHRDLVRVCENIPIVLCGNKVDIKDRKVKAKSIVFHRKKNLQYYDISAKSNYNFEKPFLWLARKLIGDPNLEFVAMPALAPPEVVMDPALAAQYEHDLEVAQTTALPDEDDDL